From a region of the Castor canadensis chromosome 7, mCasCan1.hap1v2, whole genome shotgun sequence genome:
- the Sfxn2 gene encoding sideroflexin-2: MEADLSGFNIDAPQWDQSTFLGRVKHFFNVTDPRTVFVSEQELDWAKAMVEKSRMGLMPRGTKAEQLLYAKKLYDSAFHPDTGEKMNVIGRMSFQVPGGMIITGFMLQFYRTMPAVVFWQWVNQSFNALVNYTNRNAASPTSVRQMALSYFTATTTAVATAVGMNMWTKRAPPLVGRWVPFAAVAAANCVNIPMMRQQELIQGVCVKDGNQNELGHSQRAAAIGITQVVISRITMAAPGMILLPVIMERLEKLHFMRKVKVLHAPLQVMLSGCFLLFMVPVACGLFPQECKLPVHYLEPELQDTIKTKYGENIPYVYFNKGL; encoded by the exons ATGGAAGCTGACCTGTCTGGCTTTAACATCGATGCTCCTCAGTGGGACCAGAGCACTTTCCTTGGGCGGGTGAAGCACTTCTTTAACGTCACAGATCCCCGCACTGTATTTGTATCAGAGCAAGAGCTGGACTGGGCCAAGGCCATGGTGGAGAAGAGCAG GATGGGGCTCATGCCCCGAGGCACCAAAGCGGAGCAGCTACTGTATGCCAAGAAGCTGTATGACTCAGCCTTCCATCCTGACACTGGAGAgaagatgaatgtcattggacgGATGTCCTTCCAGGTCCCTGGTGGCATGATTATCACTGGCTTCATGCTCCAGTTCTACAG GACTATGCCGGCGGTGGTCTTCTGGCAGTGGGTGAACCAATCCTTCAATGCCTTAGTCAACTATACCAACAGGAATGCAGCTTCCCCCACATCAGTCAG GCAGATGGCCCTCTCTTACTTCACAGCTACTACTACTGCTGTAGCCACTGCTGTGGGCATGAACATGTGGACAAAG AGAGCTCCACCCTTGGTGGGCCGCTGGGTGCCCTTTGCCGCTGTGGCTGCAGCTAACTGTGTCAATATCCCAATGATGCGACAGCA GGAACTCATCCAGGGCGTCTGCGTGAAGGACGGGAATCAGAATGAGCTTGGCCATTCCCAG AGAGCTGCGGCTATAGGCATCACTCAAGTGGTTATTTCTCGGATCACCATGGCAGCTCCTGGCATGA TCTTGTTGCCTGTCATCATGGAAAGGCTGGAGAAACTGCATTTCATGAGG aaagTCAAGGTGTTGCATGCCCCATTGCAAGTTATGCTGTCTGGGTGCTT CCTCCTCTTCATGGTGCCAGTGGCATGTGGACTCTTCCCACAGGAATG TAAATTGCCAGTTCACTATCTGGAACCAGAGCTCCAAGACACAATCAAGACCAAGTATGGAGAAAATATACCTTATGTCTACTTCAATAAGGGTCTCTAA